tacaattaattgatttttaatataaagttttgttcatattattttttttataatttttacttgttttatagGACTTTGCAAAATTTGTGCATACACATAAGGATAACAATGAGGCGGATTCAAGACGAGTCGCCTCCATCCCAATCTTgccctatttatttaaaataattctcatcttgtcccatttaaaaaattaaacggggtaGTGTGGGTATGAaaagaatttctttttttgaatttttttatttttttttataaaaattacttttaagttttttaattacattaaaataaatatattttataaataattaaattattatatttttttataacttattttattaaaaaaatattttattattctctatatattaaaaataagaaaataaaaatgaaattaatttaattttaaaaattaattttatatatataatcgaGAAGGGGTGAGGCTGGATAAAGCAATACCCGAACCCATTTtgggttttcaaataaattctcaaacTCACATAGTTAAAATTGAAACTCATCTCATTAGGAACGGGtacttgaaaaaatttatttcattactATTCCTACATACACATCTCATTAAATACATTAGTATATAGACGCtcgaaaacaaaaattaaatcactATCAATAATGTATATTAGTTATAAATGATACTAATGCAAATACATTCTTCTACACATCAAGTGGGCAAGAAtatgtaacaaaaacaaagacaacacaACGGATAAAAAGCAAATACATAATACTAATGCCGCAGTGGTCCCATGGATTCCAATACCATAAAGTCTTCACAGCCTCACGTCACAGCCATGACGTCGTGGCTTATACCttttatatgtgtgtgtgtgtgaaccTTCCTCCTATGCCTCCAGGAAAGCTCAAAGGTGAATGAGCTCCACACAAAGGTGAACAACACTTCGATATTAATATTCCCCACATGCCCCAACCCTTTCAAAGTACTATCCCACCACCTGCCATGGACTTCCCACCACCCCTAAACCCTAATCACATCTTCATCAACTCCTCCTTTGCTCCCTCCTCCTCGGAGTTTGAGCCCTCCGACTACCTCCTCCTCGACGATGCATCCGATGAGGCGGCGGCGCCGGTGGCGGTGACGGGCGGCTCTTCCATTGGTGCAACTCCAATGATGAACACTACTACTAACATGCAAGTGGTCATACAAATATATGCATATTTACATATCCAGTGATAGTACtactcgttttttttttctttttgtttggcaAGTGGGAAAAAGTGGTTTGGTTACAAGggtgattttcttttatttatttttatttttttgtatttttgtaggGAATGTAAAGATGGGGCGAAGAGAAAGAAGACGGATTTGGGGTTTAGGGTTGCCTTCAAGACGAAATCGGATTTGGAGATCATGGATGATGGGTTTAAGTGGAGGAAGTATGGGAAGAAATCAGTGAAGAACAGCCCCAATCCAAGGTAAAATGACCATCAAACATatcatattaaatcatttttttccattttaaaattattaccgTTTAAACCCACGATGGATTAATTAAATTGGATCATGAGTTAATGATCATAGTCCTGATCAAGATGATGGTCTAGCAAGTGGATCTCatacttcaaatatttttttcttcttcactgTTAAAGCTAACCCTAAGCTCAGTTCTTTAATTTATCACTAGGGATATGATTAAAGAAATGGATAGATCACTACCATTCTTTAACAAGAACATAGAATATATGCTTCTAATAGTTTGCTTGACTGCCATTGACTATACATAGATTCATCtccctttttctctctcaagaatgaaaaaatgattgtttttttgGGGCTTTTAAGATTGATTTATATTCTGAAGTATACAATATGTTGATGATTGCCTTTGTTTTTTGCCATCATGATCATACATATATGCTTATAATTTGAAGTACCCCACTATGAATATCCATTTTTGTTTGTATAAATGTGACAAAAATGATAGGAACATTGAGAATAATGCGTGCTCCACATGTAAAAAAGTGacaaaaagcaagaaaatatgTCACAAGTAGAACACAGAAAGTAAAGAGAACAAGAATTGAAATGAATTGTTTTCTTCATCTATTTTTGGtaccctttttttcctttttcttttccttatccttttccttttcttttttgtgcaCGATATTGTACAACTTATGATTAATGTATGCTTAAGAATTACCGTTTGGTGGGGATATCCAATTAAGGGctaatttcataattattcTAATGCCCTAGCTTGCAATTAGGGGCTGTTTGGGGAACCGGAAAATTTGCTAGTGATGATCACCCATTATTCTGAGTGGGATAAGGAGTGAACATGTATCATAAAGGTGTATACTAATGGGGTCTACTTAGTTGTTGCTTATGGCATCTTCTAACATGCAAGTGGGTTGTACTTGTAGACAAGAACCCTAGTGTAAGATCACATCTATGGATCTCTCAAGTGTGCCATGTTCAAGTTATCTGAATGACTGAGAGTTCTCTTTCAAGTGGGACTTgtacataaaataataacagGAGTACTATCACAAATGatgtaaaagaaattcaaacttTTTATGTCTTTATGCTGTCTTAAAGTTAATGGTAGACCATAATAATGATCATACCTAAATACATGATGCACTTATCATGGAGGCATGCAAACAGACCTTGAAATTCCTTGTCGATTAAATATTGGCCATAGGCACGATTTAGTGTGATTAATCGACATTTtacttattaaataaaaaaaattacttttacccttcgtaaaattaattttaaaaatattttttaaataaaaagtaaacaattatttctactttttttttctattgctCTGATAATGAGTGTTACAATATGACTCTTTTATATTAAGTTTGTTGTTTATTCTTTATCTTCacatttgctttttctttttcttctacttaaacaagaaaaatgattacAAATTGGCATTTAGTATGAATGAAACCCTTTAGATTAAGATTTGATGTGcatattttctcttttgtcCCGTTGATTAAGATTTGATGTGTGTTCTTTTTGTCCTATTTCTCCTTTTAAcgattaaagttaaaattattcaaaacatACATTTACTAATTTAAGTTTGATGCACATTATTTCGTTTCAACTCTTAACTTCTCAAGAATTTTACTGTAAATATAGGAACTATTTCTCCTTTTACTAgtgaaagttaaaattattcCAAATATACAATTTTTAGGTTAATTTTGATGcgtctttttccttttcaacgCTAATTTCTCAATGATTTTGCTATAAAATAGGAACTACTACAAATGTGCAAGTGGAGGATGCAATGTGAAGAAGAGGGTTGAAAGGGATAGGGAAGACTCAAGCTATGTGATAACCACATACGAAGGAGTCCACAACCATGAAAGCCCTTGTGTGGTGTACTACGATCAAGTTCCTTTGATGGTTTCTTCTAATGCTTGGACTTTGCAAGCTTCTTCtcaatcttcttcttcatgaatTCCCctagccctttttttttttcctttctctttttctttttttctatgcaGGTAAATCAAAGTATTACTAATGTTGTACCATGTATATTAATTCTTATATTGAGTTATGTGGGAATGGTGACTAGTGTATGATGTAATAATTTATAATCTTAAGTAAAATTAAGAGGGGATCCCTCTGATTGTACTAAGTACGCATGGGCTGGGCCCATTCATGGGCCTTCCATGAAAAGGGGCCAACCTATATTGACAGCTCTAAGCTATTTGTAGAAGTTACACGGCCCAACATTGTATGCTGTTTCTTTATGGGTTTGGAAAGGCCTCCTAagggagagaaagaggaaaaaggagaaaaggtaaaatattataaaataataaatgaagtagAAGGAGAAGTAATGACTGTTTtataataattagtttttattatagaatgcttttattaaaaataaaaaataactatattattttaaatgatttaattaaataaaaatataccaTAGCATCATATTTGGAAAAGTTTATCATTAGTTTTTTTAagagttaaatatattttacctctcaacttttaaatatattttacctCTCAACTTTTGGCATATTTTATACTTTGCTTTCTTATATTCAAAACTCGACACTTTAcccttcaaatttattaaagaataataCTTAGTCCCTCAATtacaaactttcaaaaattataaaatgattttttttttttttttttttttattctggtTTGAAAATTGATTAGAACTTGAGTATATTCAACTTTAAACTAACCGTCTTAAAGTAAAATTTTCCTAACGGCTTCAAAATGTGACAATtactaatttgattttttattataagaagATGTTTGTATGTGCATTCGTGATTTTCACATGTAAATGCAGAGTTCTTTATATTTTagccttatttttttaatttaacatgctatttataaactttttaataagtttagGGAACAAGATATTGCTCTTCAACAAATTTAGTTGGTAAAGCCTTTAAGTTTTGAATGTaaagagataaaatataaaacacgactcaaaagttaaagaaaataaagtgtatTTAACCTTTTGAAAAGGTAGATAAACGTGCAAGAGGGTGGGACCTGCTTTAGAGACTTCTAATGCCACACCTTCTTAAATAGGgctaaaagaatatttaattggataatttgtctttatttattttacaaattttactttgagaataaaattgaaaataaatgtaatttaaatgaaaattaatatattttattttcttcacatttttcatgataaaataaattgaaatttttttaaattttcatttgctCCTATTTTGAGATCCAATGGCAAGTTAAAACAACTACttcacataaatattttttggataaGGCCTTCagcaataattttattttttaaaaattattttttcttacaattactaaaaattattttagatgtTTAGATTTCAATGGCGAAGCACCGACTTGATTCAGGAGCTTTTCAGCGCGTGAAATGCACTTCCCAATCTTGATATAACGTTCAGCCACGCTTTTCTGAGGACCTTCATTACACCGCCACGGATTGATCCAAACAATTTTGCATACCGTTTAACTCTGCATGTTTTCACTTCTGGCATCGATCTATGTAAACATAGAAACCACATTGATCCGTTGTTAATCGACTTATTCAAGAAGGAAGTGTAGTCAATCTCTAGTTTCAGATCTAGTGGCTTGAATTAGGAGTAGTGCTATAGAAGATTTGGAGGGAGACCCAGGTGTTGTTTTTGTGATTTCTAGGCACCCATTTGAGGATTCTTCTCAGATCTCACAGTTTGGGCTAGAAGCCCTTGTTTCAAAAACTGGGTTCTGAGCGTTGTGCTGATTCTATTCTGGGAATGTGCTGTTTTGGCTCAGATCTTCGTTTAATCTGATATGGATCTTGGGACACCCGTTTGGAAGTTGTGTTGTTTTTCGTGGAGATTGAGTGCGTTTGATGGGACTTGATTGAGTAAAGGAGAGGTGTTGGTTCTACATCTATTTGGGTTTTGATTCTTGGGTTTGGGAGAAACATGTTTTGGAGGGAACGTGACAGGGAGAACAAAGAGCACAACGGTGGTGGACCGCCTTGTGGGCAGGTTCGAGTCCTTGTTGTTGGAGATTCAGGTACTGtttacatttgattttgatGGTAATGTTTAATGTTTCTATACCCTGatttgcttttttcttttattagtattaatattttgtttttggcttATGATTACGAGTTTCTAGTTTTGTGTTGGGTGTTTTATGATTTATTAGTTATGAAGATTCACGATTAATATATGGCTACagccttcaaattttatttgaaaatgttaaaaatggcAAATTTGATCTGTGTTTGATTGGCTGATTGCTATACTGGTCTGAAGAAACATATCTTTTCACTGGTATACCAGAACCTTGATACAGCTCACAATCCGCCATATATGGAAAACCCATTGAACTTGACTGATAAAAGTAACCATTTCATGTTGCAAATAAAATGGGGTTTAGCCTTGGAATGATTCTAAATCCATCATCTTCCAGTATAggaaatttattctaatttattcTTTCTCAAGGCATGATACCCAATGCACATTTGCCATGAGCCATCTTTCTCCTTCCCAAGTGATATTGGTGAGGAGTATGGGCTGGTGCTATAAATTGCCGCTTTGCATTTTCCATATTGCGTTGCTGGATTGGTATTGTCTAGATATGCAGATCAGGGGAGATCCCTTCCTTGATGCAAATAAAATGAACTGTTTTATTCCATGAAAGGTGTGCAGAATAACAGAGAGAGTTGTTTACATGCTACATGTGGTTAAGTTTACTATGGCATATCTTTGATATCATCAATCTCCAGTGGCGCCGGAGATACTAAGTTCTACTCCAGTCCATAGAGTCTGTTTGATTGATTAGCCCCTGGTTAATGTCTTCACAAACTGATCATGCATTGGAGCATGCAGAACCTCATGGGTACCAGGAGCAGCATGCTATTGAACAAAGATAATCAGTTTCAATGTATTTGCTATGATTATGATGAATAGGATCAGAATAAGATAGGTGGGACTGCTAATATCACATAGTAATTGTGGAAGTTTATAGAGAAATACGTCAAGGCTTTAGGCAATAGATTATATTTAACAGCGATTAACTGCACTAGTTGGAAGGGAATGATATTCAGCTCTAGCATAGGAGCAGGCAATAGCTGACTATTTCTTTGAGTACCATGTGAAGAGATTAGATCCAAGAAGCCTAGCACTGCTCAGGTGAAGTAATGATCATTGGGACCTGCCCATTTAGCACCCAGGTAAGCAAGCGGATTCAATCTTGAAGCGGGTGAATTGAAAACCAAATTGTATGGTTCCCTTATGTGTTGCAAGATCCTTGTCACAGTCTCCTCATGAATTGTTTTGGGAATATGaacaaataaagataaatgatTATGGCATATGAAAGTCAAGCCATGTAAGCATCATATTGGAGACTACCTATAGTTTTATGATAAAAGGTAGATCCTAGAGAGGATCACCATCATTTTATTAGAGCATGTTTAGCACCTAATGCAGCAAGGTATTCAATGTTTTGGCTCCCATTGTTGGAGAATCATTAGTGACCTCAGTAGCTCCAGAGGAGATAAAGAATGTTAATTTCccttaattgaaaatttttcttattgGTTACACAGTAGAATGTTCCAAACTACAATGAGCGCTCCATGTCAGACTTATTTCCTGGATAAGTGGTGGGCCAATCACCTTGTCACAATCCTCTGTTGTTTTATCTATTACAACCAGGAGATTGCTTATGTCAGAAACTCATCCTGATTACATGATTTTTAGTTCTTTTCATTGTGATTGGCAAGTTAGTCATCTGACAACCATAAAATCTTTCTTAATAATCGAAAAAGGCGGTGGATTATCAGATTGTGAATTGTAGTGAATATTTTTTGGGGCCTAAGATGAGATGTGGTGAATGAAAAATAACATGCTTCCTTGTGTTTCATAGCAATCATATGGAACAGGGTACGAAGTTCTTTGCTCTGTTTTCAGTAGTGTGTTTTGCTTCTACTTAATAAAAAGTTCTTTCTGTATTATTGTTTCAATGCTTATCTTAACTGAAGTATGAGACATCACAGTCATCTAATCTGTTCTTGTGATAGGTGTGGGGAAAACTTCTCTTGTTCATCTGCTTGTCAAAGGTTCTTCCATTACTCAGCCACCTCAAACAGTCGGATGTACAGTGGGTGTTAAGGTAGGGAACAATATTCCTTTGTTTCTCTAAGACAACAATTCAGAGCTATTTGTCACAGTTTCCTCAATTTGCACAAATCTGTCAATGTGCCACTCTCCAAGATCCCAGTCTGTGACATATTGCTGGTAATTCAGTTTTCACCAAGTGTGTTCCTGTTTCTTTTGTGCAGCACACTGCTTATGGAAATTCTGGTAGCTCATCAAACAGCATTAAAGGTGACAGTGAGAGAGATTTCTTTATTGAACTTTGGGATGTTTCAGGACACGATCGATACAAAGAATGCCGGTCTCTTTTCTACTCTCAAATTAATGGTGAGTAGTGAACCTCCTTTCTCCTTTAAGCATCCTTGTCTTGATTGCTAACAGTGTATATCAAACTTGAGAAGAGAGATGGCACAACTCACTATTCTAACAGTGTAAGAATAAAGTCACAATTATCTCCATTCCTATTTAATTACCTTTTGAGTAAGTGAATGTTCTATTTGGTGTTTATAGAACAACGCatgtttttttgtaaaaatagtGTTGAAATATTGTGCATTTTTCTTGTCATTCATTGACATCTAGGGGTGGAAGTTGTGCTGGTTTGCTTGCTTGGATGCTGTTATGGTCATGAGTTGGGATGCTGTTAGTGATAAGTTCTCTATAGGAGCATCTATTTAATACTGGGTTTTTAATCCCTTGCATTTGTGCCATTTCCACTGAAT
Above is a genomic segment from Vitis riparia cultivar Riparia Gloire de Montpellier isolate 1030 chromosome 7, EGFV_Vit.rip_1.0, whole genome shotgun sequence containing:
- the LOC117917845 gene encoding probable WRKY transcription factor 51, which translates into the protein MPQPFQSTIPPPAMDFPPPLNPNHIFINSSFAPSSSEFEPSDYLLLDDASDEAAAPVAVTGGSSIGATPMMNTTTNMECKDGAKRKKTDLGFRVAFKTKSDLEIMDDGFKWRKYGKKSVKNSPNPRNYYKCASGGCNVKKRVERDREDSSYVITTYEGVHNHESPCVVYYDQVPLMVSSNAWTLQASSQSSSS